A window of Synechococcus sp. MEDNS5 contains these coding sequences:
- a CDS encoding YebC/PmpR family DNA-binding transcriptional regulator, protein MAGHSKWSQIKRTKAVVDAKRGAVFTRIGREITVAARQGADPDGNFQLRTAIAKAKAAGVPAGNIERAIAKGSGQGGEAIKLESIRYEGYGPGGVAVLVEALSDNRNRTAAELRLAFSKHGGNLGESGCVSYLFQHRSEVRILAEAANEEALLESLLSLEADGYELDGDQALVHGPFEGLESLQNGLREQGWPVQEWTHAWHPLTQVSPQDADTTRQCLKLLEALEELDDVNSISTNMKIDEALFT, encoded by the coding sequence ATGGCCGGCCACAGCAAATGGTCCCAGATCAAGCGCACCAAGGCGGTGGTGGATGCCAAACGCGGCGCAGTCTTCACCCGGATCGGTCGCGAGATCACCGTTGCGGCCAGACAGGGTGCTGATCCCGATGGCAACTTCCAGCTCAGAACGGCCATTGCCAAGGCCAAGGCCGCCGGCGTTCCGGCCGGCAACATCGAGCGGGCCATCGCCAAGGGATCAGGGCAAGGCGGAGAGGCCATCAAACTGGAATCCATCCGCTACGAGGGCTATGGCCCCGGCGGCGTGGCCGTGCTGGTGGAAGCCCTCAGTGACAACCGCAATCGCACTGCAGCGGAACTCCGTCTGGCCTTCAGCAAGCACGGCGGAAACCTCGGCGAAAGTGGATGCGTCAGCTACCTGTTCCAGCATCGGAGCGAGGTGAGGATTCTTGCTGAAGCAGCGAACGAGGAAGCACTTTTGGAAAGCCTCCTCAGCCTCGAGGCCGATGGCTATGAGCTCGATGGCGACCAGGCCCTGGTGCACGGTCCTTTCGAGGGGCTTGAATCCCTGCAAAACGGCCTCAGAGAGCAGGGGTGGCCGGTGCAGGAATGGACCCATGCCTGGCATCCCCTCACCCAGGTGAGCCCGCAGGATGCAGATACCACGCGGCAGTGCCTCAAGCTTCTCGAAGCGCTAGAAGAGCTGGATGATGTGAACAGCATCAGCACCAATATGAAGATCGATGAGGCTCTATTCACGTGA
- the truB gene encoding tRNA pseudouridine(55) synthase TruB, whose translation MTAPIGFAVIDKPSGLTSHACVARIRRLLGMRRVGHGGTLDPAVTGVLPIAVGQATRLLPYLPGEKTYRGVIQLGVTTTTDDLEGEIVSRHPLPALSSAELEQAIAPFRGLIQQRPPQVSAVHVDGERAHARARRGEHMDLPERAITIHHLHLLNWCPEQGQLSVEVHCSAGTYIRSLARDLGENLGCGGCLASLRRTQALGFQDVQAIPLPEQLEPGVTSADSEVLPLLPPQDALHHLPQRRLSPSEREDWSCGRRITPGVNVESDAVVVLSDSGRMLGLGVPDEAGGLRPKVVFEAKG comes from the coding sequence TTGACTGCGCCCATTGGCTTCGCTGTGATTGACAAGCCGTCTGGTCTCACCTCCCACGCTTGTGTGGCCAGGATCCGGCGTCTGCTCGGCATGCGTCGGGTCGGCCATGGCGGCACCCTGGATCCAGCGGTCACAGGGGTGCTGCCGATCGCCGTCGGGCAGGCCACCCGATTGCTGCCCTACCTCCCCGGCGAGAAGACTTACCGGGGGGTGATCCAACTGGGCGTCACCACCACGACCGATGATCTCGAAGGAGAGATCGTTTCACGCCATCCCTTGCCTGCCTTGAGCAGCGCCGAGCTGGAGCAGGCGATCGCCCCGTTCCGCGGCCTGATCCAGCAGCGCCCGCCACAGGTCTCAGCCGTTCATGTGGATGGAGAACGCGCCCATGCCAGAGCTCGGCGCGGTGAACACATGGATCTGCCGGAGCGCGCCATCACAATTCACCACCTGCACCTCCTCAACTGGTGCCCGGAGCAGGGCCAGCTGAGCGTTGAAGTGCACTGTTCAGCAGGCACTTACATCCGTTCACTGGCCAGAGATCTGGGGGAGAATCTTGGCTGTGGCGGCTGTCTGGCCAGCCTGCGCCGCACCCAGGCGCTTGGTTTCCAAGACGTCCAGGCGATTCCCCTCCCGGAGCAACTTGAGCCAGGGGTGACCTCTGCAGATTCGGAGGTGCTCCCGCTGCTTCCTCCGCAGGACGCCCTCCATCACCTGCCGCAGCGTCGGTTATCGCCCAGTGAGCGGGAAGACTGGAGCTGCGGGCGACGGATCACCCCGGGGGTCAACGTTGAGAGCGACGCGGTGGTGGTGCTCAGCGACTCCGGACGCATGCTCGGCCTTGGAGTACCGGATGAAGCCGGTGGCCTGCGACCGAAGGTGGTGTTCGAAGCCAAAGGCTGA
- a CDS encoding bifunctional 2-polyprenyl-6-hydroxyphenol methylase/3-demethylubiquinol 3-O-methyltransferase UbiG, with protein sequence MQPVIATGDVSIQEFLASGFSVKDHLASYLSLSTAEVEERLPQSKEDLAAMHPGAFDPERAELFYEDTVGTGHLLELAAWHLSSADYIADTLRLQQQFAHGDVLDFGGGIGTHALAAAGLSDVRHVWFVDLNPQNRAFVAQRAAALGLADRLSVHRDLDSLPSQSFDTVVCLDVLEHLPDPAAQLMEFHRRLRAGGRAVLNWYFFKGHEGEYPFHFDDPELVDTFFRCLQGHFLEVFHPLLITTRVYRPLEI encoded by the coding sequence ATGCAGCCAGTGATTGCGACCGGAGACGTGTCGATCCAGGAGTTTCTGGCCAGCGGCTTCTCGGTGAAAGACCACCTCGCCTCCTATCTCTCCCTTTCAACGGCTGAGGTTGAGGAGCGGCTTCCACAGAGCAAGGAGGATCTGGCTGCCATGCACCCAGGCGCCTTCGATCCCGAGCGAGCGGAGCTGTTTTATGAAGACACCGTGGGCACAGGCCACCTGCTCGAATTGGCGGCCTGGCATCTCAGCAGTGCTGATTACATCGCCGACACCCTGCGCTTGCAGCAACAGTTCGCCCATGGGGATGTGTTGGATTTCGGTGGGGGCATCGGCACCCATGCGCTGGCTGCCGCTGGCTTGAGCGACGTGCGGCATGTGTGGTTTGTTGATCTCAATCCCCAGAACCGGGCGTTTGTTGCTCAACGCGCTGCAGCCCTCGGACTTGCGGATCGACTCTCCGTGCATCGCGATCTCGACAGTCTTCCCAGCCAGAGTTTCGACACAGTGGTCTGCCTGGATGTGCTGGAGCACCTACCCGACCCAGCAGCCCAGCTGATGGAGTTTCATCGCCGCCTTCGTGCCGGTGGCCGGGCCGTTCTGAACTGGTATTTCTTCAAAGGGCACGAGGGTGAGTACCCCTTCCATTTCGATGACCCAGAGCTGGTCGACACCTTCTTCCGTTGCCTGCAAGGACATTTCCTGGAGGTGTTCCATCCCTTGCTGATCACAACCAGGGTCTACCGTCCCCTCGAGATCTGA
- a CDS encoding DUF2127 domain-containing protein has product MAQSQGRGRWLIKLIVLKKVLLALVLLAISFAALFGQSHYAELSDFAQSWGQADRELLSHLAEQGTLLGPTRLIRLAIASAVYSGLILLAAWATWTGRHWGEWLLVGVLALALPLEVIHLLHEPSPRTAIVLGLTVLGMVVTLKQALRSFRHH; this is encoded by the coding sequence ATGGCGCAGTCCCAGGGCCGAGGACGATGGCTGATCAAGCTGATCGTGCTGAAGAAGGTTTTGCTTGCCCTCGTGCTTCTGGCGATCAGCTTTGCTGCTTTGTTCGGTCAAAGCCATTACGCCGAACTTTCCGATTTCGCCCAGTCCTGGGGACAAGCCGATCGCGAACTGCTGTCCCACCTTGCTGAGCAGGGCACCCTCCTGGGTCCCACACGCCTGATTCGGCTGGCGATTGCATCAGCGGTGTATTCGGGGCTGATCCTGCTGGCCGCTTGGGCCACCTGGACAGGTCGGCATTGGGGTGAGTGGCTCCTGGTCGGTGTCCTCGCGCTGGCTCTGCCCCTGGAGGTGATCCATCTGCTTCATGAACCAAGCCCCAGAACGGCGATCGTCCTGGGGCTCACGGTTCTCGGGATGGTTGTCACCCTGAAACAGGCGTTGCGCTCATTCCGGCACCATTAG